The stretch of DNA AGCCCGTCCACGCTGCTGTTCGTGGTGCGCACGATCAAGCACCTGTGGCGGCAGGAAGCGCAGAGCCGCAACGCGCAGGAGATCGCCAAGCGCGGCGCGCTGCTGTACGACAAGCTGGCCGCGTTCGTGGCCGATCTGGACAAAGCCGCGAGCCAGCTCGACGGCGCCCACAAGACGCTGGAGGCCGCGCGCGACAAGCTCGGCCGCGGAAAAGGCAACGCGATCCGCCAGGCCGAAATGCTGCG from Salifodinibacter halophilus encodes:
- the rmuC gene encoding DNA recombination protein RmuC, with protein sequence SPSTLLFVVRTIKHLWRQEAQSRNAQEIAKRGALLYDKLAAFVADLDKAASQLDGAHKTLEAARDKLGRGKGNAIRQAEMLR